A genomic segment from Dermatobacter hominis encodes:
- a CDS encoding serine hydrolase domain-containing protein translates to MPRRLPLVALLAAPLVAGALVVAACSGGDGAAGADRTTSSAGGPTSPTPDQDLRFPGRAWATATAADAGMDQAALDRLGAQAAAAGSECVVVTKDGEVVYDADWPGPTTAPREAFSVTKSLTSILVGIAQRDGDLSVTDEVSEYVPQWKGTPSEHVTIEDVLSNTSGREWSLAIDYGSMVLRAPDKTAFAIGLGQAADPGTVWAYNNSAIQVLGAVLLAATGVPASEYAQQQVFGPLGMADSTLRADGSGGSLTFMGLQTTCLDLARMGLLMLADGTWGSGEDATEVLPHSYVEDSTSRSSSALNAAYGWLWWLNRPGLVASPTAAVTAGDTGGTHEGQLVPGAPDDAFWALGFQGQYVAVVPEDGIVAVRLGAEPPDDPPFGVAEFTDGVLDAVVR, encoded by the coding sequence GTGCCCCGCCGACTCCCGCTCGTCGCCCTGCTCGCCGCCCCGCTCGTGGCCGGCGCGCTGGTCGTCGCCGCGTGCTCGGGAGGCGACGGCGCCGCCGGCGCCGACCGCACGACCTCGTCCGCGGGCGGTCCGACGAGCCCGACGCCGGACCAGGACCTGAGGTTCCCCGGTCGGGCCTGGGCCACGGCCACCGCGGCGGACGCCGGCATGGACCAGGCCGCGCTGGACCGACTCGGCGCGCAGGCGGCGGCCGCGGGCTCCGAGTGCGTGGTCGTCACGAAGGACGGCGAGGTGGTGTACGACGCGGACTGGCCCGGTCCGACGACCGCGCCGCGCGAGGCCTTCTCGGTCACGAAGTCCCTCACCAGCATCCTGGTCGGCATCGCGCAGCGCGACGGCGACCTCTCGGTCACCGACGAGGTGTCCGAGTACGTCCCGCAGTGGAAGGGCACCCCGTCGGAGCACGTCACGATCGAGGACGTGCTGTCGAACACGTCGGGTCGGGAGTGGAGCCTGGCGATCGACTACGGCTCGATGGTCCTCCGGGCGCCGGACAAGACCGCGTTCGCCATCGGGCTGGGCCAGGCCGCGGACCCCGGCACCGTCTGGGCGTACAACAACAGCGCGATCCAGGTGCTCGGCGCGGTGCTGCTCGCGGCCACGGGCGTCCCCGCCTCGGAGTACGCGCAGCAGCAGGTGTTCGGGCCGCTGGGCATGGCGGACTCGACCCTGCGGGCCGACGGTTCGGGTGGCTCGCTGACGTTCATGGGGCTGCAGACGACGTGCCTCGACCTTGCGCGCATGGGCCTGCTGATGCTCGCCGACGGCACCTGGGGTTCCGGCGAGGACGCCACCGAGGTGCTCCCGCACTCGTACGTCGAGGACTCGACCAGCCGGTCCTCCTCGGCGCTCAACGCGGCCTACGGCTGGCTGTGGTGGCTCAACCGCCCGGGGCTCGTTGCGTCGCCGACGGCCGCAGTGACCGCCGGCGACACCGGTGGCACGCACGAGGGCCAGCTCGTGCCCGGCGCACCCGACGACGCGTTCTGGGCGCTCGGCTTCCAGGGCCAGTACGTGGCGGTCGTCCCCGAGGACGGCATCGTGGCCGTCCGGCTCGGGGCCGAGCCCCCCGACGACCCGCCGTTCGGCGTCGCCGAGTTCACCGACGGCGTGCTCGACGCCGTCGTCCGCTGA
- a CDS encoding YihY/virulence factor BrkB family protein encodes MATQEDREQAVPTDGDASDRERPIGSDDDGAGAADEAPRPNLIDRVTDRLDAVQRRTPPVAVGLAVTKKYGEDRGGQLAMILTYRGFFAAFPLLLAFVNVVGLLVQDNEELRDELIGSTLGDVPIIGNEVLKADVGGSLVVVIGSVLVSLWAGLGLLETLQELLNTVWGVPVYDRPNWFVRRGRSVPAALLLGGCLVLSGSRAWFDLPTFLGAVVEVLLPVLAGGLCYLGLHWLLCSRKVPIWWQLPGALFVGLSWYVLLSLAEWYVDRFVVQSSDTYGVFVVVFGLLSWAYLLGTLYLYANELSSVLYERRWPRSLTGRHLTDADREAFASVSEREVRVRGTDISIDVPREPAPPPTDEPEPAADAGPPDAAAARDRT; translated from the coding sequence GTGGCGACGCAGGAGGACCGGGAGCAGGCGGTGCCGACCGACGGCGACGCCTCGGACCGGGAGCGGCCGATCGGGAGCGACGACGACGGTGCGGGCGCCGCCGACGAGGCACCCCGGCCCAACCTGATCGACCGGGTCACCGACCGCCTCGACGCCGTCCAGCGGCGCACCCCTCCGGTCGCGGTCGGGCTCGCGGTCACCAAGAAGTACGGCGAGGACCGCGGCGGCCAGCTGGCCATGATCCTGACCTACCGCGGCTTCTTCGCCGCCTTCCCGCTGCTGCTCGCCTTCGTCAACGTCGTCGGGCTGCTCGTGCAGGACAACGAGGAGCTGCGGGACGAGCTGATCGGCTCGACGCTCGGCGACGTCCCGATCATCGGCAACGAGGTGCTGAAGGCCGACGTCGGCGGCAGCCTCGTGGTGGTGATCGGCTCGGTGCTGGTCTCGCTGTGGGCAGGGCTCGGCCTGCTCGAGACGTTGCAGGAGCTGCTCAACACCGTCTGGGGTGTGCCGGTGTACGACCGCCCCAACTGGTTCGTGCGGCGGGGCCGGTCGGTGCCGGCCGCCCTGCTGCTCGGCGGCTGCTTGGTGCTGTCCGGATCGCGGGCGTGGTTCGACCTGCCGACGTTCCTGGGCGCGGTCGTCGAGGTGCTGCTCCCCGTGCTCGCGGGCGGCCTCTGCTACCTCGGGCTGCACTGGCTGCTGTGCTCGCGGAAGGTGCCGATCTGGTGGCAGCTGCCCGGCGCCCTGTTCGTCGGCCTCTCGTGGTACGTCCTGCTGTCGCTGGCGGAGTGGTACGTCGACCGCTTCGTCGTGCAGAGCTCCGACACCTACGGCGTGTTCGTCGTCGTGTTCGGCCTGCTGTCGTGGGCGTACCTGCTGGGCACGCTGTACCTCTACGCGAACGAGCTCAGCTCCGTGCTGTACGAGCGCCGTTGGCCGCGCAGCCTGACGGGCCGGCACCTCACCGACGCCGACCGCGAGGCGTTCGCGAGCGTGTCGGAGCGCGAGGTCCGGGTGCGGGGGACCGACATCTCGATCGACGTGCCGCGGGAGCCGGCCCCTCCGCCGACGGACGAGCCGGAGCCCGCAGCTGACGCCGGACCGCCCGACGCCGCGGCTGCCCGCGACCGGACCTAG
- a CDS encoding chloride channel protein, which yields MRGAVVRIRQGLGPPVIAVGVAGGLLGAAYVGALHLLQRVLGPEHHSGAVQLAILTAVGGAVALITHLGGETGNVELLVDNIHVLGGAEDVTALRSLIPASLLCVSAGAGMGPEAPLVQSTGTIGTVVGTGLGRTRADVRILTITGMAAGFTVLFGAPLGSAIFALEILHRRGLQYYEALLPAVVGSLCGYAVYLGLSGLGVEPVWRFPTVGTLHVGDLAVAVVIGALGAAGAALFAATTRALRWTVARVPVAGRYVLGGVVLGLLGWWSPYALTFGEGQLGELLDARLAGGALAVAVVAKLLGTTVTLAAGWKGGFIIPLFFMGAAAGQLAHQAVPAVNPSVLMACAMVALCVGVTKTPIGTTLVVTEMAGLPLLPVLLVAAVAAMLTSPGVTLIETQRERDAVPASVG from the coding sequence GTGAGAGGCGCCGTCGTCCGCATCCGCCAGGGCCTCGGCCCGCCGGTCATCGCCGTGGGCGTCGCCGGCGGCCTGCTCGGCGCGGCCTACGTGGGGGCGCTGCACCTCCTGCAGCGCGTGCTCGGACCCGAGCACCACTCCGGCGCCGTGCAGCTGGCCATCCTCACCGCCGTGGGCGGCGCCGTCGCCCTCATCACCCACCTCGGCGGCGAGACCGGCAACGTCGAGCTGCTGGTCGACAACATCCACGTGCTGGGCGGGGCGGAGGACGTCACCGCGCTCCGATCGCTGATCCCCGCATCGCTGCTGTGCGTGTCGGCCGGCGCCGGGATGGGCCCCGAGGCCCCGCTCGTCCAGTCCACCGGCACCATCGGGACGGTCGTGGGCACGGGTCTCGGCCGCACGAGGGCGGACGTCCGCATCCTCACGATCACCGGGATGGCCGCCGGCTTCACCGTGCTGTTCGGCGCGCCGCTCGGCTCGGCCATCTTCGCCCTCGAGATCCTCCACCGCCGTGGCCTCCAGTACTACGAGGCGCTCCTACCGGCCGTGGTCGGGTCGCTGTGCGGGTACGCGGTCTACCTGGGCCTCAGCGGGCTCGGCGTCGAACCCGTGTGGCGGTTCCCGACCGTCGGGACCCTGCACGTGGGCGACCTGGCGGTCGCCGTCGTGATCGGCGCCCTGGGGGCAGCGGGCGCTGCGCTGTTCGCGGCGACGACGAGGGCGCTGCGCTGGACGGTCGCCCGGGTCCCCGTCGCGGGCCGGTACGTGCTCGGCGGTGTCGTGCTCGGCCTCCTCGGGTGGTGGTCGCCCTACGCGCTCACCTTCGGCGAAGGACAGCTCGGCGAGCTGCTCGACGCGCGGCTCGCAGGCGGGGCGCTGGCCGTCGCGGTCGTCGCGAAGCTGCTCGGCACGACCGTCACGCTGGCGGCGGGGTGGAAGGGCGGCTTCATCATCCCGCTGTTCTTCATGGGCGCGGCCGCCGGGCAGCTCGCGCACCAGGCGGTACCGGCGGTCAACCCCTCCGTGCTGATGGCGTGCGCGATGGTCGCCCTGTGCGTCGGCGTCACGAAGACGCCGATCGGCACGACCCTCGTCGTGACCGAGATGGCCGGGCTCCCCCTCCTCCCCGTGCTGCTGGTCGCCGCCGTCGCCGCGATGCTGACCAGCCCGGGCGTCACGCTGATCGAGACCCAGCGCGAGCGTGACGCCGTGCCAGCATCGGTGGGGTGA
- a CDS encoding oxidoreductase, whose translation MSRWTESDIPDQTGRTVLVTGANSGLGLETARALAAHGARVLMTARDEGKGRAAIDQVRGTVRDADLELLLLDLADLDDVRRVADGLEGPLDVLVNNAGVMMPPRSLSPQGHELQFATNHLGHFALTGLLLDRLVAASNAGADARVVTVSSTMHRPGRIHYDDLTGERGYSPTGWYSQSKFANVLFGLELDRRLRAAGSSIRSLVAHPGYAATKLQTSGPTGIMKSLMAVGNRVMAQSAEAGARSELYAATDPAAQGGTFIGPDGLGQNRGHPKVVRPVGRAEDPDDARRLWELSEELTGVHFDLPAA comes from the coding sequence GTGAGCCGCTGGACCGAATCGGACATCCCCGACCAGACCGGCCGGACGGTCCTCGTGACCGGCGCCAACAGCGGCCTCGGCCTCGAGACCGCGCGTGCCCTCGCCGCCCACGGCGCCCGGGTCCTGATGACCGCCCGCGACGAGGGCAAGGGCCGTGCGGCGATCGACCAGGTCCGCGGCACCGTGCGCGACGCCGACCTGGAGCTGCTCCTGCTGGACCTCGCAGACCTCGATGACGTGCGGCGCGTCGCCGATGGGCTGGAGGGGCCGCTCGACGTGCTCGTCAACAACGCCGGCGTGATGATGCCGCCCCGGTCGCTGTCGCCCCAGGGCCACGAGCTGCAGTTCGCGACCAACCACCTCGGCCACTTCGCGCTGACCGGGCTCCTGCTCGACCGCCTGGTCGCCGCCTCGAACGCCGGCGCCGATGCCCGCGTCGTCACCGTCAGCTCGACCATGCACCGGCCGGGACGCATCCACTACGACGACCTCACGGGGGAGCGCGGCTACAGCCCGACCGGGTGGTACTCGCAGTCGAAGTTCGCCAACGTGCTCTTCGGGCTCGAGCTCGACCGACGCCTGCGTGCGGCGGGGTCGTCGATCAGGAGCCTCGTCGCCCACCCCGGCTACGCGGCCACCAAGCTCCAGACCTCGGGCCCGACCGGGATCATGAAGAGCCTGATGGCGGTCGGCAACCGCGTGATGGCCCAATCGGCCGAGGCCGGGGCCCGCAGCGAGCTGTACGCCGCGACCGACCCGGCGGCGCAGGGCGGCACGTTCATCGGGCCCGACGGGCTGGGCCAGAACCGGGGCCACCCGAAGGTCGTCCGCCCGGTGGGCCGGGCCGAGGACCCCGACGATGCCCGCCGCCTCTGGGAGCTGTCCGAGGAGCTCACCGGCGTGCACTTCGACCTGCCCGCCGCCTGA
- a CDS encoding inorganic diphosphatase yields the protein MATIPSEEWYEVVVEIPQGSRNKYEIDHDSHEVWLDRHLFAATVYPAEYGFFPATLAEDGDPLDALVLLEDPTFPGCHVRARPVAQLEMTDEAGRDLKVLCVPAGDPRWQKVQDVGDVDPFLLNEIHHFFTVYKDLEPGKGSEIGDWTGRADAEASIAAARAAFPG from the coding sequence GTGGCGACGATCCCGAGCGAGGAGTGGTACGAGGTCGTGGTGGAGATCCCGCAGGGGTCCCGCAACAAGTACGAGATCGACCACGACAGCCATGAGGTGTGGCTCGACCGGCACCTCTTCGCTGCGACCGTCTACCCCGCCGAGTACGGCTTCTTCCCCGCGACGCTCGCCGAGGACGGCGACCCGCTCGACGCGCTGGTGCTGCTCGAGGACCCGACGTTCCCCGGCTGCCACGTCCGCGCCCGTCCGGTCGCGCAGCTCGAGATGACCGACGAGGCCGGTCGCGACCTCAAGGTGCTCTGCGTGCCCGCCGGCGATCCCCGGTGGCAGAAGGTCCAGGACGTGGGCGACGTCGACCCGTTCCTGCTCAACGAGATCCACCACTTCTTCACCGTCTACAAGGATCTCGAGCCCGGGAAGGGATCCGAGATCGGCGACTGGACGGGTCGGGCGGACGCCGAGGCGTCGATCGCCGCCGCCCGCGCCGCGTTCCCCGGCTGA
- a CDS encoding cell division protein FtsX: MPDNDEQLTVDVVDEGFRPDGPEASDASAGDAQAAGVAVDLADLAVMLDTDDDRAITSFLTGEAAMVSLRERPWTRFASMAAYAFRDALRGIRRRPALAASAALTVSLCALLAGGAAIARAGVDATMARWADGVEFVVYLQPGATSSDIDRVGDELREADGVRDVTAVSQAEAFEEYQRLYADEATMVEAVTPDLLPPSFRVAPDDADPGLIQRITRPLASDPDIYQVVTADDAVQDVRDLSGAVSGFGTWLAVVLGVVGIVLSATMIRSSIASRQKEIDMMRSFGAGRSYIAAPVAIEGVLIGVIGAGVAAIGLAIAMSRATTSDSSVVTSLLPPSSEARSVVIAVFFVTVLVCTAVSVLTTANALRKAR, translated from the coding sequence GTGCCTGACAACGACGAACAGCTGACGGTCGACGTCGTCGACGAGGGCTTCCGCCCCGACGGCCCCGAGGCGTCCGACGCGAGCGCCGGCGACGCGCAGGCCGCCGGCGTCGCGGTGGACCTCGCCGATCTCGCCGTCATGCTCGACACCGACGACGACCGCGCCATCACCTCGTTCCTCACCGGCGAGGCGGCGATGGTGTCGCTGCGCGAGCGGCCGTGGACGCGCTTCGCCTCGATGGCGGCCTACGCGTTCCGCGACGCCCTCCGGGGGATCCGGCGCCGGCCCGCGCTCGCCGCCTCGGCCGCGCTCACCGTGTCGCTGTGCGCCCTGCTCGCAGGTGGGGCGGCGATCGCCCGCGCCGGCGTCGACGCGACGATGGCCCGCTGGGCCGACGGCGTCGAGTTCGTGGTCTACCTCCAGCCGGGCGCCACCTCGTCCGACATCGACCGCGTCGGCGACGAGCTGCGCGAGGCGGACGGCGTCCGCGACGTGACCGCCGTGTCGCAGGCGGAGGCGTTCGAGGAGTACCAGCGGCTCTACGCGGACGAGGCGACGATGGTCGAGGCGGTCACGCCCGACCTGCTGCCGCCGTCGTTCCGCGTCGCGCCCGACGACGCCGATCCCGGCCTCATCCAGCGCATCACCCGCCCGCTGGCGTCGGACCCCGACATCTACCAGGTGGTCACCGCCGACGACGCCGTGCAGGACGTCCGCGACCTCTCCGGTGCGGTGTCGGGCTTCGGCACCTGGCTCGCGGTCGTGCTCGGCGTGGTCGGGATCGTCCTGTCGGCCACGATGATCCGCTCGTCGATCGCCTCCCGCCAGAAGGAGATCGACATGATGCGGTCCTTCGGCGCGGGCCGCAGCTACATCGCCGCCCCGGTCGCGATCGAGGGCGTGCTCATCGGCGTCATCGGTGCGGGGGTCGCCGCGATCGGACTCGCGATCGCCATGAGCCGGGCGACGACCTCCGACAGCTCCGTCGTCACGTCGCTCCTGCCGCCCTCGTCCGAGGCGCGGTCCGTCGTGATCGCCGTCTTCTTCGTGACGGTCCTCGTGTGCACCGCCGTGTCGGTCCTGACCACGGCCAACGCGCTGCGGAAGGCCCGATGA
- a CDS encoding DUF1345 domain-containing protein: protein MSDADASAPAADDEPLPDRRGMRSCSDGWRAMWATGAAVVVPLVLGFLLPTDLEALQGRGRQFLLVLIGWNVFCVVYVLRTHRAFARVDAREFKARMKARDDLENAFWRRVSPYGDGPTFAIEATVVSFFVVLVVPHLRAVQINPWVLVPLTLSILLCCWALSIVSYTLHYAQKDLAVPSLDFPGDRTGAYGDYLYFSIAVSTTFGATDVNITQPSMRRVVNLHTILTFLYNSVIVALLASLLIR, encoded by the coding sequence GTGAGCGACGCTGACGCCTCCGCGCCGGCGGCCGACGACGAGCCGCTCCCGGACCGCCGCGGGATGCGATCGTGCTCGGACGGCTGGCGGGCGATGTGGGCGACCGGTGCGGCGGTCGTCGTGCCCCTCGTCCTCGGGTTCCTGCTGCCGACCGACCTCGAGGCGCTGCAGGGCCGGGGTCGTCAGTTCCTGCTCGTGCTGATCGGCTGGAACGTCTTCTGCGTCGTCTACGTGCTCCGCACGCACCGTGCGTTCGCCCGCGTCGACGCACGCGAGTTCAAGGCCCGGATGAAGGCCCGGGACGACCTGGAGAACGCGTTCTGGCGGCGGGTCAGCCCGTACGGCGACGGCCCGACCTTCGCGATCGAGGCGACCGTCGTGTCGTTCTTCGTCGTGCTCGTCGTGCCCCACCTGCGCGCCGTGCAGATCAACCCGTGGGTCCTCGTCCCGCTCACGCTCAGCATCCTGCTGTGCTGCTGGGCCCTGTCGATCGTCTCGTACACGCTGCACTACGCGCAGAAGGACCTGGCGGTGCCGAGCCTCGACTTCCCGGGCGACCGCACCGGTGCGTACGGGGACTACCTCTACTTCTCGATCGCGGTGAGCACCACGTTCGGCGCCACCGACGTGAACATCACGCAGCCGTCGATGCGACGTGTGGTGAACCTCCACACGATCCTGACGTTCCTCTACAACTCCGTCATCGTCGCCCTGCTCGCCTCGCTGCTGATCCGCTGA
- a CDS encoding APC family permease has protein sequence MASTLKRVLIGRPLASDEADHQRISKTIGLAVFSSDAISSTAYATGEILIVLVGAAGMVQANGEPTTNLLKPIAVLVVILLALVANSYRETIHAYPDGGGAYVVARENLGETPSLVAGASLLVDYVLTVAVSIAAGVLALYSFIPSLERFRVELCLLFLIILTVGNLRGVKESGKVFSVPTYLYIGMLLLFIGWAGVQHFRGNLHVFDPTTAEAATSIKLIQEEHGPFIGGVSLYIFARAFASGAVALSGVEAISNGIPAFRKPTSKNAAATLGWMAVILGSTFFMISIIASWMQVVPDESRSALAIMGERVFGDTNPLFYVLQIATMAILILAANTAFADFPRLAAIIGKDGYLPRQFANRGDRLVFSNGILILAGAAAVLLIVFNGNVTLLIPLYAVGVFTSFTISQTGMVRHHFKERQKGWKLSMVNSTLGAIATFIVAAVVIISKFTIGAWIIVVLIPCIVVAFRGVRSHYNHVARSLRVPADFRAPETVPRHGVVVLVGGVNQSSLAAIRYARSVGSEDVVAVTVAIDEEEAARVRDAWGRFGLAIPLEIIESPFRDLTHTVVDYLDELDARWDHDYLTVVIPEFVLPHWWQGVFHNQSALALKLALKFRKDTVVVNVPFLLPEGEDEVLADMASMGLEMGEESGLAGTGPDQQPTIERIEPERNQPG, from the coding sequence ATGGCATCCACCCTCAAACGGGTCCTGATCGGCCGGCCCCTCGCCAGCGACGAGGCGGACCACCAGCGGATCTCGAAGACGATCGGCCTGGCGGTCTTCTCGTCCGACGCCATCTCCTCCACGGCGTACGCCACGGGCGAGATCCTGATCGTGCTCGTCGGTGCGGCCGGCATGGTCCAGGCCAACGGCGAGCCGACCACGAACCTCCTGAAGCCGATCGCGGTGCTGGTCGTCATCCTGCTGGCGCTGGTGGCCAACTCGTACCGCGAGACGATCCACGCCTACCCCGACGGCGGCGGCGCCTACGTGGTGGCCCGCGAGAACCTCGGCGAGACCCCGTCGCTCGTCGCCGGCGCGTCGCTGCTCGTCGACTACGTCCTGACCGTCGCCGTGTCGATCGCCGCCGGCGTGCTCGCGCTCTACTCCTTCATCCCGTCGCTCGAGCGGTTCAGGGTCGAGCTCTGCCTGCTGTTCCTGATCATCCTCACGGTCGGCAACCTCCGCGGCGTCAAGGAGTCGGGGAAGGTCTTCTCGGTCCCGACCTACCTGTACATCGGGATGCTGCTGCTCTTCATCGGCTGGGCGGGGGTGCAGCACTTCCGGGGCAACCTGCACGTCTTCGACCCGACGACGGCCGAGGCGGCCACATCGATCAAGCTGATCCAGGAGGAGCACGGGCCGTTCATCGGCGGCGTGTCGCTCTACATCTTCGCGAGGGCCTTCGCGTCGGGCGCCGTCGCGCTGTCGGGCGTCGAGGCCATCTCGAACGGCATCCCGGCCTTCCGCAAGCCGACCTCCAAGAACGCCGCGGCGACGCTCGGGTGGATGGCGGTGATCCTCGGCTCCACGTTCTTCATGATCAGCATCATCGCCTCGTGGATGCAGGTCGTCCCCGACGAGTCCCGCTCCGCGCTGGCGATCATGGGCGAGCGGGTGTTCGGCGACACCAACCCGCTCTTCTACGTGCTGCAGATCGCGACGATGGCGATCCTGATCCTGGCGGCCAACACCGCCTTCGCCGACTTCCCGCGGCTCGCGGCGATCATCGGCAAGGACGGCTACCTGCCGCGGCAGTTCGCCAACCGCGGCGACCGGCTGGTGTTCTCGAACGGGATCCTGATCCTCGCCGGCGCGGCCGCCGTCCTGCTGATCGTCTTCAACGGCAACGTCACCCTGCTGATCCCGCTCTACGCCGTGGGCGTGTTCACGAGCTTCACGATCTCGCAGACCGGCATGGTGCGCCACCACTTCAAGGAGCGCCAGAAGGGCTGGAAGCTCTCGATGGTCAACTCGACCCTCGGGGCGATCGCCACGTTCATCGTGGCCGCGGTCGTGATCATCTCGAAGTTCACGATCGGCGCCTGGATCATCGTGGTCCTCATCCCGTGCATCGTCGTGGCGTTCCGGGGCGTCCGCAGCCACTACAACCACGTCGCCCGCAGCCTCCGCGTGCCCGCCGACTTCCGGGCGCCCGAGACCGTGCCGCGCCACGGCGTGGTCGTGCTCGTCGGTGGCGTGAACCAGTCGTCGCTCGCCGCCATCCGCTATGCGCGATCGGTCGGGTCCGAGGACGTGGTCGCGGTCACGGTCGCGATCGACGAGGAGGAGGCCGCCCGGGTCCGCGACGCCTGGGGCCGCTTCGGCCTGGCGATCCCGCTCGAGATCATCGAATCGCCGTTCCGCGACCTCACCCACACCGTCGTGGACTACCTGGACGAGCTCGACGCCCGATGGGACCACGACTACCTCACCGTGGTGATCCCCGAGTTCGTGCTGCCCCACTGGTGGCAGGGCGTCTTCCACAACCAGTCGGCGCTGGCGCTCAAGCTGGCCCTGAAGTTCCGCAAGGACACGGTCGTGGTCAACGTGCCGTTCCTGCTGCCCGAGGGCGAGGACGAGGTGCTGGCCGACATGGCGTCGATGGGCCTCGAGATGGGCGAGGAGTCGGGCCTGGCCGGTACGGGTCCGGACCAGCAGCCGACGATCGAGCGCATCGAGCCGGAGCGGAACCAGCCCGGGTAG
- a CDS encoding DUF5684 domain-containing protein, whose protein sequence is MLAQVPIPAQVPIPAQVPIPAQVPIPAQVPIPAQVPIPAQVTVEFDQSTSIFGGPVETAIAVALAVVIAVSLWRVFTKMGQQGWTGIVPVLNFVSIGVLSGRAWWFGVVTIVPCIGLVFVILLLHDLAKLFGHGVPFTIGLLVLPFVFLPVLAFVPSQRYVGRRVRVF, encoded by the coding sequence ATGCTGGCGCAGGTGCCCATCCCCGCCCAGGTGCCGATCCCCGCCCAGGTGCCGATCCCCGCCCAGGTGCCGATCCCCGCCCAGGTGCCGATCCCCGCCCAGGTGCCGATCCCCGCCCAGGTGACGGTCGAGTTCGACCAGAGCACGAGCATCTTCGGCGGACCGGTCGAGACCGCGATCGCGGTGGCGCTGGCAGTCGTGATCGCCGTGTCGCTCTGGCGCGTGTTCACCAAGATGGGCCAGCAGGGCTGGACCGGGATCGTGCCGGTCCTCAACTTCGTCTCGATCGGGGTGCTGTCGGGACGGGCCTGGTGGTTCGGGGTGGTCACGATCGTCCCGTGCATCGGGCTCGTGTTCGTGATCCTGCTGCTCCACGACCTGGCCAAGCTGTTCGGCCACGGCGTCCCGTTCACGATCGGCCTGCTCGTGCTGCCGTTCGTCTTCCTGCCGGTGCTCGCCTTCGTGCCGTCCCAGCGCTACGTCGGACGTCGGGTCCGGGTCTTCTAG
- a CDS encoding M23 family metallopeptidase: MKRLGVVAALVVCLAAGVAFGPVSSAQEPSTTSTTSSVPAGSSTTTTVDPTSTTTTAPEGSTSVPTETTSTLPPGVVPPIDPSVPLPPDGGIPHEDEEFEDPTTGITPKGPWDGVGITNPVLAGLKAQVDLTQNRLVAAQAAVAQAEATLAAAQTDRASIEGAHKEAAERYAAVRDRFTRRVAASYVAAGQPELRLRPGRDLSAEADRVVLPGVVTDSDRVLADDYLEQREQVGERLRTTIEQETASTQALDTARQALVAAEAAATEAERQMAATPAVIPGFVFPVAGPTSFISSFGFCRDGCSRSHQGNDLFARAGTPVVAVEDGWVEKVGTNRLGGLTVWTRGRSGYRYYYAHLRDWAPLVPGQEITAGTVVGTVGNTGNAATTPSHLHFEIHPGNAAAIDPYPILLRAPRVTLTPEQVAAAAGWSLQQATLNQVAPPPPGG; this comes from the coding sequence ATGAAGCGCCTCGGGGTCGTCGCCGCACTGGTGGTGTGCCTCGCCGCCGGCGTCGCCTTCGGCCCGGTGTCGTCCGCGCAGGAGCCCTCGACCACGTCGACCACGAGCTCCGTCCCCGCCGGCTCCTCGACCACCACGACCGTCGACCCGACGTCGACGACGACGACCGCACCCGAGGGCTCCACCTCGGTGCCCACCGAGACCACGTCGACGTTGCCCCCGGGCGTCGTCCCGCCGATCGACCCGTCGGTCCCGCTGCCCCCTGACGGCGGCATCCCGCACGAGGACGAGGAGTTCGAGGACCCGACGACGGGCATCACGCCGAAGGGCCCGTGGGACGGCGTCGGCATCACCAACCCGGTGCTCGCCGGGCTCAAGGCGCAGGTCGACCTGACGCAGAACCGCCTCGTGGCCGCGCAGGCCGCCGTCGCCCAGGCCGAGGCCACCCTCGCCGCCGCGCAGACCGACCGGGCCTCGATCGAGGGGGCGCACAAGGAGGCCGCCGAGCGCTACGCCGCGGTCCGCGACCGCTTCACCCGGCGGGTCGCCGCCTCGTACGTCGCCGCCGGCCAGCCGGAGCTCCGGCTCCGCCCGGGCCGGGACCTCTCCGCCGAGGCCGACCGCGTCGTCCTCCCCGGCGTCGTGACCGACTCCGACCGCGTGCTGGCCGACGACTACCTCGAGCAGCGGGAGCAGGTCGGCGAGCGGCTCCGCACGACGATCGAGCAGGAGACGGCGTCGACCCAGGCCCTCGACACGGCCCGCCAGGCGCTCGTCGCCGCCGAGGCCGCGGCCACCGAGGCCGAGCGCCAGATGGCCGCCACGCCCGCCGTCATCCCCGGGTTCGTCTTCCCGGTCGCCGGTCCGACGAGCTTCATCTCGAGCTTCGGCTTCTGCCGCGACGGCTGCAGCCGCTCGCACCAGGGCAACGACCTCTTCGCCCGGGCCGGCACGCCGGTCGTCGCCGTCGAGGACGGCTGGGTGGAGAAGGTCGGCACCAACCGCCTCGGCGGCCTGACGGTCTGGACCCGGGGTCGGAGCGGCTACCGCTACTACTACGCCCACCTGCGCGACTGGGCACCGCTCGTCCCGGGCCAGGAGATCACCGCGGGCACGGTCGTGGGCACGGTCGGCAACACCGGCAACGCCGCCACGACGCCGTCGCACCTCCACTTCGAGATCCACCCGGGCAACGCCGCGGCGATCGACCCGTACCCGATCCTGCTTCGGGCCCCGCGGGTGACGCTGACGCCCGAGCAGGTCGCGGCGGCGGCCGGCTGGTCGCTGCAGCAGGCGACGCTGAACCAGGTGGCCCCGCCCCCGCCCGGCGGCTGA